From bacterium:
TCTGCCTGTTGCCTGTTTTTAAGAAATAATCATATAATGGAGACATGGCTCTCAGCCTTTTTACAATAGGCGGAAATTCCAAAAGAAAATAATCAATATCTTCTTTCTTGTTATATTTCGAAAGGGTCATCAAAACCGAACCCTGGCCGACTGCAGGGTCAACATTAATGGCCGACAAAACATGCGACATTTTTAACGCCTTTGATGTGCAGGCCGAACCGCTTGTTACAAAAATTCCCCTGTCATTTAAAAAAAGAAGCATTCCTTCCCCTTCAACAAATTCAATAGAAAAATTTATATTATTTGGGAGCCTTTGTTCGGGATGCCCGTTAAGGTAAACATATTCAATTTTTTCCGGAAGTTCAGAAATAAGATAATCGCGCAACGCCGTGGTTTTTTTCAAATTTTCATGCATTTCATCTTTCGCAATCCCGCAGGCCTTTCCCAATCCAACAATACAGGGAATATTTTCAATGCCGGCCCTGCGGCCTTTTTCCTGGATCCCGCCGTCAATCTGGGGAATGATTCGGACACCTTTTTTAACATACAGCGCCGCCGCCCCTTTCGGGCCGTGAAACTGTGGCCCGGAAAGTGTCAACAAATCCACTCCCATTTTATTTATATCTATGGGGATTACGCCCGCGGTCGAAACCGCGTCTGTATGAAAAAGGACCCCTTTTTCACGGGCTATTTTTGAAATTTCTTCCACCGGCTGGATTGTCCCTATCTCCGGATTCGCGTGCTGGACGGAAACAAGAATTGTGTCTTTCCTGATTGCCTTTTTTAATTCATCCAAAATCACTGTTCCATATTTATCGACAGGAATAAATGTAACTTCGAATCCCATTTGCTGAAGGCGTTTCGCGGAATAAAGCACCGAAAAATGCTCAACAGCCGAAACAACAATATGTTTTCCCTTCTGCTGATACCCTGAAGCTATTCCTTTAACAGCCAGGTTATTCGCTTCTGACCCGCAGGACGTAAAATATATTTCATCTTCTTTTGCGCCGATTAAGTCCGCGGTTAATTTCCGCGCCTTCTCCATGGCCCTTCTCGCCCGGCTTCCCAGGGAATGCATGCTCTGCGCGTTGCCGTAATCTTCT
This genomic window contains:
- a CDS encoding cysteine desulfurase family protein; amino-acid sequence: MNPVYFDNHSGTKIDDRVFEEMVPYLKEDYGNAQSMHSLGSRARRAMEKARKLTADLIGAKEDEIYFTSCGSEANNLAVKGIASGYQQKGKHIVVSAVEHFSVLYSAKRLQQMGFEVTFIPVDKYGTVILDELKKAIRKDTILVSVQHANPEIGTIQPVEEISKIAREKGVLFHTDAVSTAGVIPIDINKMGVDLLTLSGPQFHGPKGAAALYVKKGVRIIPQIDGGIQEKGRRAGIENIPCIVGLGKACGIAKDEMHENLKKTTALRDYLISELPEKIEYVYLNGHPEQRLPNNINFSIEFVEGEGMLLFLNDRGIFVTSGSACTSKALKMSHVLSAINVDPAVGQGSVLMTLSKYNKKEDIDYFLLEFPPIVKRLRAMSPLYDYFLKTGNRQTAGPGTDYEHEHEHEHEEKE